The following are from one region of the Silene latifolia isolate original U9 population chromosome 9, ASM4854445v1, whole genome shotgun sequence genome:
- the LOC141599568 gene encoding transcriptional elongation regulator MINIYO — protein MEKQRNNNGGKPPKKQPKQRVFGANAFHLSEETSSQLIGGIVEKGIISDNFTTPSSTSSFPLTSPLPFPVARHRSHGPHWTPVGQLVTSGGGGDDDGNYDEENDPTNYDPLANFAKPIETKKKKGLDLSRWKEVIRSDVDSNIQAKDNTMSMRNGVKQQKTCERMGRNFDNNSLVNEQSMDIDNNSTSDLPESQLERSPYNEVDMGFEDFSSTDMVSIGDKYPSSTSESSRLTYGQGDMGLESQIDAENRELLKKMSPEEIAEAQAELRNRLNPELLNLLKKRGTKKLEKKGSSGLSSNAINLLGDKQADGSAGGDEVSVRESTSRLPTQTMPKLQTKPDEGIVQDPVSKGSSEWSSWSKRVEAVRNLRFSLDGNVIEGSSLSPTYSVDNVAERDFLRTEGDPAAAGYTVKEALALARSVIPGQRTLAWHLLETILSKALQAICRSELDCMTKVSDEMHIIDWEALWAYALGPEPELALSLRLAIDDNHTSVTLASAKVIRCILSCDLNEKFFNSTVKLARMDLYTAPVFRCRPDIKHGFFGGGFWKYSTKPSNILSPDEEVMNDKNEGERTIQDDNVIASQDVAAGLVRMESLHRFRFLLETEPSAASEECILSILVAVARHSPTCANAVWKFERLVQTIVDRFKRNDMGAKVKSVTLLKVLAQSSKIICMDFIEKGFFQVMTWQLCRVTPFINEWVKFGPEKSKLASQLMVEQLRFWKVCVMYGYCISSFTGFFPALCVFLSPPTFDKLTETNVFNEFASITTETYLVLKSLADTLPDPYSSNIRSQQFPGASGTYVETWCWNDVCPMVNSALQWLQVRYDTTLPIFFDQLIGVDNKSIDHNTSASSLLWILSAIMHFLQTVLLKATPADILVQKGCSTKERILPELVSKLALQIINNGIFNFSDENEGLSRMSDLVDKLCYLRQKPDPEVSLAAVWCLNTLVRLVLSADHLVFQTQGKVGYKLFEGLEASRGRKILHDGIFKSSLPKWEKVVDEFMNIVTSEWHHIRQIEVFGRGGPAPGVGVGWGALGGGFWGVNVVAFQADARLFIELLGPWLSSWPMDLPDEENKFMVKIVNSALASSLMVGPGDKMTLQKIFDILLEVPVLKYLNQHILHFLRRSLGKESLEWENNEDDLLQFCKILASHFTDRWLDEKKKKEKNPEMKGGPHIKSKSINGVGNSLGTIPEEEETSNVVIREDSSSLMVEWARQRMPLPSYWLLSPITTISSFTEPSMQNTAEFLQVAKAGLFLLLGIEAMSSCLPNEDKSPVRSIPLIWRLHSLSVPLLAGKGVLEEEKSRDMFEALQSLYGQHLDELQLSSINDGGCLRFQTEIHENYSTFLEALVEQFAAVSYGDVIYGRQISIYLHRQVESSVRLAAWNTLSNARVLELLPPLDKCVSRPEGYLEPVEDDAAILEAYAKSWVSGALDRSVRRGSVSYTIALHHLSSFIFSSSGGDKSLLRNKIVKSILRDYSRKRQHEGMMLDLIKYNSFTTIMKSEENVATLSPANCTGPRLEVLKEACEGNSQLLTEVDKLKSATQPC, from the exons ATGGAGAAACAAAGAAACAACAATGGCGGAAAACCACCAAAAAAACAACCCAAACAAAGAGTTTTCGGAGCAAACGCATTTCATTTATCTGAAGAAACTTCCTCACAATTAATTGGTGGAATTGTTGAAAAGGGCATTATTTCTGACAATTTCACTACTCCTTCATCTACTTCTTCCTTCCCTTTAACTTCCCCTCTTCCTTTCCCTGTTGCCCGCCATCGTTCCCATGGTCCT CACTGGACTCCAGTGGGTCAATTAGTGACTAGCGGTGGTGGGGGTGATGATGATGGTAACTATGATGAAGAAAATGACCCTACAAATTATGACCCACTGGCTAATTTTGCCAAGCCTATTGAaacgaaaaagaagaaaggaCTGGATTTGAGTAGATGGAAAGAGGTTATTCGCAGTGATGTTGATTCAAATATCCAGGCGAAGGACAACACTATGAGTATGAGAAATGGTGTGAAACAACAAAAGACATGTGAAAGAATGGGGAGAAATTTTGATAATAATTCCTTAGTTAATGAGCAATCCATGGATATAGATAACAACAGTACATCAGATTTACCCGAGTCTCAGTTGGAGAGATCCCCTTACAATGAGGTAGACATGGGGTTTGAAGATTTCTCTTCAACTGACATGGTTTCTATAGGGGACAAGTATCCCTCATCGACTTCTGAATCCAGCCGTCTAACTTATGGGCAAGGAGACATGGGTCTTGAAAGTCAGATTGATGCCGAAAATCGAGAGTTATTAAAAAAAATGTCACCTGAAGAGATTGCTGAAGCTCAGGCAGAGTTGAGAAATAGGTTAAATCCCGAATTACTTAATCTTTTAAAGAAACGGGGTACAAAGAAGCTCGAGAAGAAGGGCAGCTCTGGTTTGAGTTCTAATGCTATAAATCTTCTGGGTGATAAGCAAGCTGATGGAAGTGCAGGTGGAGATGAAGTTTCAGTTCGAGAAAGTACTTCGCGGCTTCCAACTCAGACCATGCCAAAATTGCAGACAAAGCCAGATGAAGGCATTGTTCAGGATCCAGTATCGAAAGGCAGCAGTGAATGGTCTAGTTGGAGTAAGCGGGTTGAAGCTGTGAGGAATTTGAGATTCTCATTGGATGGAAATGTTATTGAAG GTAGTTCTCTGAGTCCAACATATAGTGTTGATAATGTTGCTGAACGTGATTTCTTGAGAACAGAAGGGGACCCTGCTGCTGCTGGGTATACTGTGAAAGAGGCCCTAGCTCTTGCAAGAAGTGTG ATTCCTGGACAGCGAACTCTTGCATGGCATCTTCTTGAAACTATTTTGAGTAAGGCTTTGCAGGCAATCTGCAGAAGTGAGCTAGACTGCATGACAAAAGTCAGTGATGAGATGCACATTATCGACTGGGAGGCCCTTTGGGCTTATGCGCTTGGCCCAGAGCCTGAGCTGGCCTTGTCTTTAAG GTTGGCAATTGATGATAATCACACATCTGTGACTCTGGCTTCTGCAAAAGTAATTCGATGCATTTTATCTTGTGACTTGAATGAGAAGTTCTTCAATAGTACAGTG AAATTGGCAAGGATGGATCTGTATACAGCTCCTGTGTTTCGATGCAGACCTGACATCAAACATGGTTTCTTTGGTGGTGGATTTTGGAAATATAGCACTAAACCCTCTAATATTCTTTCGCCTGATGAGGAAGTTATGAATGACAAAAATGAAGGTGAACGTACTATTCAAGATGATAATGTCATTGCTAGCCAGGATGTGGCTGCTGGATTAGTCAGGATGGAATCACTTCATCGATTTCGTTTTCTCTTAGAG ACTGAACCGTCAGCAGcttcggaagaatgcatattgtCTATACTTGTTGCAGTTGCTAGGCATTCCCCAACCTGTGCAAATGCAGTCTGGAAGTTTGAAAGACTTGTCCAGACAATTGTTGACAGATTTAAGAGGAATGACATGGGTGCCAAAGTTAAATCTGTGACACTTTTGAAA GTTTTAGCCCAATCAAGCAAGATCATTTGCATGGATTTTATTGAGAAGGGGTTCTTCCAAGTTATGACATGGCAATTATGCCGCGTCACACCTTTTATCAATGAGTGGGTAAAGTTTGGGCCCGAGAAATCTAAACTAGCTTCACAATTGATGGTGGAACAATTACGTTTCTGGAAGGTCTGTGTCATGTATGGCTACTGCATTTCTTCCTTCACAGGGTTCTTTCCTGCATTGTGCGTATTTCTGAGTCCTCCTACCTTCGACAAGCTTACCGAAACAAATGTCTTTAATGAATTTGCTTCCATAACTACAGAAACATACCTTGTTTTAAAATCATTAGCTGACACGCTTCCCGATCCATATTCATCAAATATTCGAAGCCAACAATTTCCAGGTGCTTCTGGCACTTACGTAGAAACTTGGTGCTGGAATGATGTTTGTCCAATGGTCAACTCAGCCTTACAGTGGCTACAAGTGAGGTATGATACAACATTGCCGATTTTTTTTGACCAGCTAATTGGAGTAGATAACAAGTCTATAGATCATAATACTAGTGCATCCTCCTTGTTATGGATTCTGTCAGCTATTATGCACTTCCTTCAAACCGTTCTCTTAAAAGCAACTCCAGCAGATATCCTTGTGCAGAAAGGCTGCAGCACAAAAGAGAGAATTCTTCCCGAGCTTGTTTCTAAACTTGCACTTCAAATCATTAATAATGGTATTTTCAATTTCTCTGATGAAAACGAGGGTCTATCTAGAATGAGCGATTTAGTAGATAAGCTCTGCTACTTGAGACAAAAACCTGATCCGGAGGTGTCATTAGCTGCTGTATGGTGCCTAAACACATTAGTCCGTTTGGTACTTTCCGCCGATCATTTGGTTTTTCAGACGCAAGGCAAGGTTGGGTATAAACTGTTTGAAGGACTCGAGGCAAGCAGAGGCCGTAAGATACTTCATGATGGCATTTTTAAATCTTCACTACCCAAATGGGAAAAAGTGGTTGATGAATTTATGAATATAGTCACTTCAGAATGGCATCATATCCGTCAGATTGAGGTGTTTGGCCGAGGAGGTCCAGCTCCAGGAGTTGGTGTAGGATGGGGTGCTTTAGGAGGTGGGTTTTGGGGCGTAAATGTTGTTGCTTTCCAAGCTGATGCGAGATTGTTTATTGAATTGCTTGGGCCTTGGCTTTCATCCTGGCCTATGGATCTTCCAGATGAAGAAAATAAGTTTATGGTGAAGATTGTCAATTCTGCTCTAGCATCGAGCTTGATGGTGGGTCCTGGGGACAAAATGACTCTGCAAAAGATATTTGACATCCTATTGGAAGTCCCTGTTCTTAAGTATCTTAATCAACATATTTTGCATTTCCTTCGCCGTTCTCTCGGCAAGGAATCACTGGAGTGGGAAAATAATGAAGATGACCTGCTGCAATTCTGTAAGATTCTGGCTTCTCACTTTACTGATAGGTGGTtggatgaaaagaagaaaaaggaaaagaacCCTGAAATGAAGGGCGGTCCTCACATCAAAAGCAAATCAATCAACGGAGTTGGTAATTCTTTGGGTACGATTCCCGAAGAGGAGGAAACTTCTAATGTCGTAATTAGGGAAGATAGTAGCTCCTTAATGGTTGAGTGGGCTCGCCAACGGATGCCTCTTCCCAGCTACTGGTTACTTAGTCCAATCACGACCATTAGTTCTTTTACTGAACCCTCAATGCAAAATACAGCGGAATTTCTTCAAGTTGCTAAAGCTGGACTTTTTCTTTTGTTGGGTATTGAAGCAATGTCTTCGTGCCTTCCCAATGAAGACAAATCTCCTGTTCGAAGCATACCCTTGATCTGGAGATTGCATTCACTGTCAGTACCATTACTTGCCGGGAAAGGTGTTCTCGAAGAAGAAAAGAGCAGGGATATGTTTGAAGCATTGCAAAGTCTCTATGGTCAACATCTAGATGAGTTACAGTTGAGTAGCATCAATGATGGGGGTTGTCTTAGGTTTCAAACTGAGATCCATGAGAATTACTCGACATTTTTGGAAGCTCTTGTAGAGCAGTTTGCTGCAGTTTCTTATGGTGACGTGATTTATGGCCGGCAAATCAGTATTTATCTTCACAGACAGGTCGAATCTTCTGTGAGACTTGCTGCTTGGAATACTTTGTCTAATGCCCGTGTTCTTGAACTGCTGCCACCTTTAGATAAGTGTGTGTCTCGGCCTGAAGGATACCTGGAGCCTGTTGAG GACGACGCTGCTATTCTCGAAGCATATGCAAAATCTTGGGTTTCAGGAGCACTGGATAGATCGGTTAGAAGGGGCTCCGTGTCATATACAATTGCTTTACATCATTTGTCGTCCTTCATATTTAGCAGTTCTGGTGGAGACAAGTCGTTGCTGCGAAACAAAATTGTAAAATCAATTCTAAGAGATTATTCACGCAAAAGGCAACATGAG
- the LOC141599572 gene encoding histidine kinase CKI1-like, whose product MEMQTANQIASNIDNAAKLVLPVNSSARELASILGTVRKQLLFSDILNEVAPSLLEALLITPHATQASYIGLDGLFFSYYKNNDKIYAAYSNSTFLSLNSSTSGYTWYTQSVDSNSGKLFGEIKTMEPVAIVNETWFQSALNSTIGYASLGFSWTNRDDGPDLFLDTAGLDGKGVVSLGYTVKRITDLFYDINFNGGSLYMATINDPGRIILQGNKGTRFRSTGDTALVLEGSTDKIVGEISCKTKNGFSVATNLKIEQTEFIFYCSQIDVARVALVYVFAFPSNWGLVGDVHKHTKVALILLIVMMVAVLISVFVFVTLIVRATWREVHLCSAYMRQMDKTSQAERKSLKQSLAFASANHDVRGYLACIKGLIDLCYSEVSPTSELASNFKKIDTCTDDLLAMVNSILDFSKIEAGKMQLEEGGFNLEQLLEDIADLHHPVAMKKGIEVILDPCDGSILKFSSVIGDRGKLKQILSNLLSNAVKYTPSGHISIRAWVKKPSLENSIITSNKNSFLNRLSHIFYRNKQAYNDLEDMKMINHDSNSMEFVFEVEDTGLGIPKDKRKSIFEDFVQVKENSSGQVGTGLGLGIVQSLVRLMGGDIEIVDKANGEAGTCFRFNIFLIVQENPSLNSPRLDKVQYQDTYPSPRVEGSIAVLLMKHDERRRMVQRYMESLGIKVIVLRQVNRIPHALKKKLRINLINTSQCYSSSSGSFMWSPSSGPKLLPLSSFDGADDGPSVCKPSFPGTVRCIMLILDANAGNFQEMCRSVAQLRKDNLDSCIKVVWLERPETRRAHFPGLADESLSPTDCIIQEPFHGNHLFRVVELLPEFGGELVKASTRKMRSTTVFPYHQSSESEGEKSILRAHSMNFRRSDSTRWNSFLSFKSFSCHRELTTTRLDHGEIEEDNVSASNNKSSTPKYDAGPKTPSLGPLFSDAQSTGGPGLNKKPLDGKNFLIADDYLIGRMVATSLITHLGGHAEVCENGKEALELICNALNNIGGEGPSKFPYDYVLMDCQMPVMDGFEATTRIRQEEKKYGIHIPIIALTADEAGEAGNKITEAGMDFHMTKPLKKEVLLEVMGRI is encoded by the exons ATGGAGATGCAAACGGCTAATCAAATTGCATCAAACATCGATAATGCAGCAAAACTAGTGCTTCCCGTCAACTCCTCAGCCAGAGAATTAGCAAGTATATTGGGCACAGTTCGTAAACAACTCTTGTTTTCTGATATTCTAAATGAG GTTGCTCCTTCTTTACTCGAAGCGCTGTTGATAACACCGCATGCAACACAAGCGTCATATATTGGATTGGATGGCTTATTCTTTTCATATTATAAAAACAATGACAAAATTTATGCAGCATACTCTAACTCCACATTTTTATCTCTGAATTCAAGTACCAGTGGCTATACTTGGTACACTCAATCGGTCGACTCTAATTCTGGAAAATTATTTGGAGAAATCAAAACCATGGAACCCGTTGCTATAGTTAATGAAACTTGGTTTCAAAGTGCATTGAATAGCACAATTGGTTATGCTTCTTTAGGGTTTAGTTGGACAAACAGAGATGATGGACCTGACCTGTTCTTAGACACGGCAGGACTAGACGGAAAAGGAGTAGTATCTCTTGGATATACTGTTAAAAGAATCACCGATCTTTTTTATGATATTAATTTTAATGGAGGAAGCTTGTATATGGCAACTATTAATGATCCTGGCAGGATTATCTTGCAAGGAAACAAAGGGACTCGATTTAGAAGTACAGGTGATACTGCTTTGGTTCTTGAAGGTAGTACTGACAAGATTGTCGGAGAGATTTCATGTAAAACCAAAAATGGTTTTAGTGTGGCTACCAActtaaaaattgaacaaactGAGTTCATATTCTACTGTTCTCAAATTGATGTTGCTAGAGTTGCATTG GTTTATGTATTTGCTTTTCCAAGCAATTGGGGATTGGTAGGTGATGTTCACAAACACACCAAGGTGGCATTGATACTTCTCATAGTGATGATGGTAGCTGTCTTAATATCTGTCTTCGTTTTTGTGACCCTGATAGTAAGGGCGACTTGGCGAGAGGTCCACTTATGTTCTGCATATATGCGGCAAATGGATAAAACATCTCAAGCTGAGAGGAAAAGCTTGAAACAAAGCTTGGCATTTGCCAGTGCTAACCATGATGTTCGTGGCTATCTAGCTTGCATCAAGGGCTTGATTGATTTGTGCTATAGTGAAGTATCTCCCACTTCTGAATTAGCTTCAAATTTCAAGAAGATAGACACATGCACTGATGATCTCTTGG CAATGGTGAATTCAATCTTAGATTTCAGTAAGATTGAAGCAGGGAAAATGCAGCTTGAAGAGGGGGGCTTTAATCTGGAACAACTTCTCGAGGACATAGCAGATTTACACCATCCAGTGGCCATGAAAAAGGGGATAGAAGTGATTTTGGATCCTTGTGATGGGTCTATCTTGAAGTTTTCCTCTGTCATAGGTGACCGAGGCAAGCTAAAGCAGATCCTTAGCAACTTGTTGAGCAATGCCGTTAAGTATACTCCAAGTGGTCACATTTCTATCCGAGCATGGGTGAAGAAGCCGAGTTTGGAGAATTCAATCATCACTTCAAATAAGAATAGCTTCTTGAACCGCTTATCCCACATTTTCTACAGGAATAAGCAAGCATATAACGACCTAGAAGATATGAAGATGATCAATCATGATTCCAATAGCATGGAATTTGTGTTTGAAGTGGAGGATACCGGTCTTGGCATTCCGAAAGATAAACGCAAATCTATCTTTGAGGACTTTGTCCAAGTTAAAGAAAATTCTTCAGGACAAGTTGGCACTGGCTTAGGACTTGGCATTGTTCAATCTTTG GTCCGGTTGATGGGTGGTGATATAGAGATTGTAGACAAAGCGAATGGTGAGGCAGGGACATGTTTTAGATTCAACATTTTCCTGATTGTACAAGAGAATCCATCATTAAATAGTCCAAGACTAGATAAGGTACAATACCAAGACACCTATCCTAGCCCTAGAGTCGAAGGATCCATAGCGGTTCTTTTGATGAAGCATGATGAGCGAAGAAGAATGGTTCAAAGGTACATGGAGAGCCTAGGGATAAAGGTGATAGTCTTGAGACAAGTGAACCGAATCCCTCATGCTCTAAAGAAGAAGCTCAGGATTAATCTGATTAATACATCTCAATGTTACAGCTCATCTTCAGGAAGCTTTATGTGGTCCCCGAGTTCTGGTCCCAAGCTCTTGCCTTTAAGTTCGTTTGATGGGGCCGACGATGGCCCATCAGTTTGTAAGCCTAGCTTTCCGGGAACAGTCCGGTGCATAATGCTCATACTTGATGCTAATGCTGGAAATTTTCAGGAAATGTGCAGATCGGTAGCCCAGCTCAGGAAGGATAATTTGGATTCATGTATTAAGGTAGTCTGGTTGGAGAGGCCCGAAACTCGGAGGGCCCACTTCCCGGGACTAGCAGACGAGAGTCTCTCTCCAACAGATTGCATTATACAGGAGCCCTTTCATGGGAATCACTTGTTTAGAGTGGTAGAGCTTTTGCCGGAGTTTGGGGGTGAACTGGTCAAAGCTTCTACAAGGAAAATGAGGTCAACTACTGTTTTCCCCTACCACCAATCATCAGAAAGTGAAGGTGAGAAGTCAATTCTTAGAGCTCACAGTATGAACTTTAGGCGAAGTGATAGTACTCGATGGAATAGTTTTTTGAGCTTTAAGAGCTTTAGTTGCCATAGAGAGCTGACAACGACAAGACTCGACCATGGGGAGATAGAAGAAGACAATGTTAGTGCCAGCAACAATAAATCTTCAACTCCTAAGTACGACGCAGGGCCCAAAACCCCGTCGCTTGGCCCGCTTTTCAGTGATGCACAAAGTACTGGTGGACCAGGCTTGAATAAGAAACCTTTGGATGGAAAGAATTTCTTAATTGCAGATGATTATCTGATCGGTAGAATGGTTGCTACTAGCCTAATTACACACCTTGGTGGTCATGCTGAAGTATGTGAAAATGGTAAAGAAGCCTTGGAACTGATCTGCAATGCTCTAAATAACATAGGTGGAGAGGGCCCTTCAAAGTTTCCTTATGATTATGTTCTCATGGATTGCCAG ATGCCTGTTATGGATGGTTTTGAAGCAACTACAAGAATCCGACAAGAGGAAAAGAAGTACGGAATTCACATTCCGATCATTGCACTAACAGCCGATGAAGCAGGAGAGGCGGGGAATAAGATCACTGAGGCGGGTATGGATTTCCATATGACCAAACCGCTCAAGAAGGAGGTGCTCTTAGAGGTGATGGGCCGCATTTAA
- the LOC141599571 gene encoding dehydrin ERD14-like, producing the protein MSNPYPTGFQTENPEAPATERSLFDCFGKKEGDEDVPAAGGEHEPSLMDKLHRSNSSSSSSSEEEVEEGGMKIQRRKKKEKLPSHKNEGAGEIQPEEKKGFLEKIKDKLPGHHKDEAIISPAHAATMAPPHCPPDGHCGGVHEQQEKKGIFEKIKEKLPGGHKDVDETNKD; encoded by the exons ATGTCAAATCCTTACCCAACCGGCTTCCAAACTGAAAACCCGGAGGCCCCGGCTACTGAAAGAAGCCTCTTTGATTGCTTCGGAAAGAAGGAAGGTGACGAGGATGTTCCCGCTGCAGGGGGTGAACACGAGCCATCTCTCATGGATAAGCTCCACCGCTCAAACAGCAGCAGTTCCAGCTCG TCAGAGGAGGAGGTGGAAGAAGGGGGAATGAAGATACAAAGGCGAAAGAAGAAGGAAAAGTTGCCTAGTCACAAGAATGAAGGTGCAGGGGAAATTCAGCCGGAGGAGAAGAAGGGGTTCCTCGAGAAGATCAAAGATAAGTTGCCAGGACATCACAAGGACGAGGCGATCATTTCTCCAGCTCATGCTGCAACTATGGCCCCACCACATTGTCCGCCTGACGGACACTGTGGAGGGGTTCATGAGCAGCAAGAGAAGAAAGGGATCTTTGAGAAGATCAAGGAAAAGCTGCCTGGTGGACACAAGGATGTTGATGAAACTAACAAGGATTAA
- the LOC141599570 gene encoding rop guanine nucleotide exchange factor 1-like has protein sequence MTTSENDRQSDDSETSSSFSLLGSAAAAVKHDFNNPRFAIPSVTGRDFAYRGDLPSKPHSHLSEVEMMKERFAKLLLGEDMSGGGRGVCSALAISNAITNLAASVFGELWKLEPLLPQNKKMWCREMGWLLSVNDSIVDLVPSKQEFPGGGTFEVMSTRVRSDLYVNLPALKKLDAMLLSMLEEFKETEFWYVDPESDNRVRQEDKWWLPCPRVPSSGLSEEGRKRLQQRRDCTNQILKAAMAINNSVLEEMEIPCVYLESLPKNGKDCLGDIMYRCITAEEFSPEYLLDCLDLSSEHLVLEVANRIEAAIHLWISKDERRHWSHSKSKRSSWSGKVKGLVTDNEKNHVLAHRAETLLRTLKLRFPVLPQTVLDMTKIQCNQDVGQAILESYSRVMESLAFNIMARIDDLLFVDDATKRSSLESKPLICRGRLDGLPIQKPMSPSPFSIHHSSCGSSFATASFCLTPSTGSPGRSLSTLSKLDFDSLDNVNSGKFVSEEFARMWLQSGNLSVRSAGDAPERD, from the exons ATGACTACGTCGGAGAATGACCGGCAAAGTGATGACTCGGAGACTTCTTCCAGTTTCTCTCTACTAGGCTCTGCTGCCGCAGCCGTGAAACACGACTTCAACAACCCACGTTTTGCCATCCCCTCGGTCACCGGTCGTGACTTTGCTTACCGGGGTGACTTGCCCTCCAAACCTCACTCCCATTTATCCG AAGTAGAAATGATGAAGGAAAGATTTGCAAAATTATTACTAGGAGAAGACATGTCTGGTGGCGGTAGAGGAGTCTGCAGCGCCCTTGCTATCTCAAATGCCATCACTAATCTTGCTG CAAGTGTATTTGGGGAGTTGTGGAAATTGGAGCCAttgctaccgcaaaacaaaaaaatgTGGTGCAGGGAAATGGGGTGGTTATTAAGTGTGAACGACTCAATTGTCGATTTAGTCCCCTCAAAGCAGGAATTCCCGGGAGGTGGTACCTTCGAGGTGATGTCAACAAGGGTGAGGTCGGATTTGTATGTGAATCTACCTGCTCTTAAGAAACTAGATGCAATGCTGCTTAGTATGCTTGAAGAATTCAAGGAGACTGAGTTTTGGTATGTGGATCCAGAGAGCGATAACCGTGTAAGACAGGAGGACAAGTGGTGGTTACCGTGTCCCAGAGTCCCATCTAGTGGGTTGTCTGAAGAGGGTAGGAAGCGGTTACAACAACGTAGGGATTGTACTAATCAGATTCTTAAAGCGGCTATGGCTATTAATAATAGTGTCCTTGAGGAGATGGAAATTCCTTGCGTTTATTTGGAGTCGTTGCCCAAG AATGGAAAAGATTGTCTGGGGGATATCATGTACCGTTGCATAACCGCAGAAGAATTCTCACCCGAGTATCTTCTTGATTGCCTTGACTTGTCTTCTGAACATCTTGTACTGGAAGTAGCGAATAGGATTGAGGCAGCTATCCATTTATGGATATCGAAAGATGAGAGGAGACATTGGAGTCACTCGAAAAGTAAACGATCATCTTGGAGTGGCAAGGTTAAAGGCCTTGTTACTGACAATGAGAAGAATCACGTTCTTGCTCACCGTGCTGAAACGCTTTTAAGGACCCTAAAGCTTCGGTTTCCTGTCCTTCCTCAAACTGTATTGGACATGACCAAGATACAGTGTAACCAG GATGTTGGGCAAGCGATTCTCGAAAGCTATTCCAGAGTAATGGAGAGCCTAGCATTTAACATTATGGCTAGGATCGACGATTTATTATTTGTTGATGACGCCACAAAACGATCATCTTTGGAATCCAAACCACTTATTTGCAGAGGGCGTTTAGACGGTTTACCAATTCAGAAGCCAATGTCACCCAGCCCATTCTCTATTCATCACTCGTCTTGTGGCTCCTCGTTTGCTACCGCGAGTTTCTGTTTGACTCCGTCTACTGGAAGTCCAGGAAGATCACTATCCACTCTTAGCAAGCTCGACTTTGATTCGCTGGACAATGTTAATTCAGGAAAATTTGTTTCAGAGGAGTTTGCGAGGATGTGGTTACAGTCGGGTAACCTGAGTGTGAGGAGCGCTGGTGATGCCCCCGAGAGAGACTGA